In Cloacibacterium caeni, a single window of DNA contains:
- a CDS encoding OmpA family protein — translation MNIFKKYVVLFLVLLVLKNTAQEKKNLVYSTSKSTSGMVNDTLPKDKKKNYNRWSANLNAGINVGIRPFTDGYYAANPNYISNPELNHFDLNVRKMFNTKFGLRLGVAYDNFKAETKSPPFNNNMYRATLEGVMNLHRMMRWEEFTDTFGLQFHFGPGFSFLHAPNTKTFSNYDNIFSIVGGATLLIKVSDRLVLNADYTLVSNLTHHVTLDGKTKLDPSLSRTGSIYNTALGVTFYFGKKQKHADWYWEKDTSKKEYNNLLARIEGLENKIAEKGDLTEEVRNYINNNFGDLQNTVNNFNDNYTNVQMKNMINGQYVNVFFDFDETRITPGSISAINFLIKYLNANPNANVDVIGYADELGDFNYNINLSKRRAERVMEMIVRSGIDAKRLKLVVKGEDNSVPKESKLARQLVRRVAFKVSE, via the coding sequence ATGAACATTTTTAAGAAGTATGTAGTACTTTTCTTAGTGTTATTGGTTTTGAAAAATACAGCACAAGAGAAAAAAAATTTAGTTTACTCAACAAGTAAATCTACAAGTGGGATGGTAAATGATACCCTTCCTAAAGACAAGAAAAAAAATTATAACCGTTGGTCAGCTAATTTGAATGCGGGGATTAATGTAGGTATTCGCCCTTTTACTGATGGCTATTATGCAGCCAATCCTAATTACATTTCGAATCCAGAATTAAACCATTTCGATCTTAATGTAAGAAAAATGTTTAACACCAAGTTTGGGCTAAGACTAGGTGTTGCATATGATAATTTTAAAGCAGAGACTAAAAGCCCTCCTTTTAATAACAACATGTACCGAGCTACTTTAGAAGGGGTGATGAATTTGCATAGAATGATGAGATGGGAAGAATTTACAGATACTTTTGGACTTCAGTTTCATTTCGGACCAGGTTTTTCCTTTTTACACGCTCCTAATACTAAAACTTTTAGCAACTATGATAATATTTTTAGTATTGTAGGAGGTGCAACCTTATTGATTAAAGTTTCAGATAGGTTAGTTCTAAATGCAGATTATACTTTAGTGAGCAATCTCACGCACCATGTTACATTAGATGGGAAAACAAAATTAGACCCAAGTTTAAGTAGAACGGGTTCCATATATAATACTGCTTTAGGAGTAACTTTTTATTTTGGTAAAAAACAGAAGCATGCAGATTGGTATTGGGAAAAAGATACTAGCAAAAAAGAGTATAACAATTTGTTAGCCAGAATTGAAGGTTTAGAAAATAAGATTGCAGAAAAAGGAGATTTAACAGAGGAAGTTAGAAATTACATCAATAATAATTTTGGAGACTTACAGAATACTGTAAATAACTTTAATGATAATTATACAAATGTTCAAATGAAGAACATGATTAATGGGCAGTATGTAAATGTTTTCTTTGACTTTGATGAAACGAGAATCACTCCTGGAAGCATCTCTGCCATTAATTTCTTAATTAAATACCTTAATGCTAATCCTAATGCAAATGTAGATGTAATAGGTTATGCAGATGAGTTAGGTGATTTTAATTATAACATTAATTTGTCAAAAAGAAGAGCCGAAAGGGTAATGGAAATGATAGTAAGATCTGGCATAGATGCTAAACGCTTGAAATTAGTAGTGAAAGGAGAAGATAATTCAGTTCCTAAAGAATCTAAATTGGCAAGACAGTTGGTAAGAAGAGTTGCCTTTAAGGTATCTGAATAG